The sequence below is a genomic window from Lentimicrobiaceae bacterium.
TATTTTAATCAATACAAACAACGAAGTGGCAAAAAAACACATAGCAATTTTAGGGTCAACAGGTTCGATAGGCACACAAGCTCTTGAGGTTATTGAGTTTCACAAAGATTTATTTGAAGTTGAAGTGCTTACTGCCAATACCAATGCCGAATTGCTAATAAAACAAGCTATCAAATTCAAGCCCAATGTTGTTGTAATTGCCGATAAAAGCAAGTACAAAGAAGTTTCGGATGCTTTGTTTGACCACGGCATAAAAGTATATTGCGGAAATGAAGCAATATGTCAAGTTGTTGAAATGGAAACGATTGATATTGTTTTGGTAGCATTGGTTGGTTGGTCAGGTGTTGAACCTACTTTAAAGTCAGTTGAAAATAATAAAACCATTGCCTTAGCTAATAAAGAATCGTTGGTAGTTGCCGGTAGCCTGATTTACAAAGCCATTGCTAACTCCAAAAGCAATATTATTCCTGTTGACTCCGAACACTCAGCGATATTCCAATGTCTATCCGGAGAATACAATAATCCAATAGAAAAAATTATACTTACAGCTTCGGGAGGACCGTTCAGAGGTAAAGACCTTAATTATTTGGGAAATGTGAGTGTG
It includes:
- a CDS encoding 1-deoxy-D-xylulose-5-phosphate reductoisomerase encodes the protein MNTNNEVAKKHIAILGSTGSIGTQALEVIEFHKDLFEVEVLTANTNAELLIKQAIKFKPNVVVIADKSKYKEVSDALFDHGIKVYCGNEAICQVVEMETIDIVLVALVGWSGVEPTLKSVENNKTIALANKESLVVAGSLIYKAIANSKSNIIPVDSEHSAIFQCLSGEYNNPIEKIILTASGGPFRGKDLNYLGNVSVQEALAHPNWVMGKKVTIDSATLMNKGLEVIEAKWLFGVEISKIEVVVHPESIIHSMVQFEDGSIKAQLGAPDMRLPIQYAFSYPDRIKAFYKTYDFANHTTFHFEKPDLNTFPCLSLAYSAIEKGGNTTCALNAADEVAVEAFLNSQIKFTDIPKVIEKTMQKCYFIESPDLDDLKTTHAEATEIAKAIINNKNR